In Deinococcus apachensis DSM 19763, the genomic window CCGCCCCATGCTGCTCAACATGCTCGCCGCCTTCGATGCCGGGGCGACGATCATGACCGCCAGCCCCGGCTTCTACCACGCGCCGGAAACCGTGGAGGAGCTGCTGCACTTCGTCACCGCCCGGGTGCTCGACCAGTTCGGGCTGGACGTGCCGGGCTTCCGGCGCTGGGGGGAGGGGGAATGACGGGCGCGTGCCTCCTCGCGGGCCGCACCGCCGCCCTGATTCCCGCCGCGGGGTCGGGTACTCGGTTGGGGCTGGGTCCAAAAGCCTTTGTGGAGGTCGCGGGCCGCTCCCTCCTCGCCCGCAGCGTGGCGGCCCTCGCCCCACTCGTGGACGAGGTGCTGGTGGCGCTGCCGGAGGGGCTGGAGCTGCCGGAGGACATCCCGGCACGGGCCATTGTGGGCGGCGCGACGCGGCAGGAGAGCGTGCGCCGTCTCCTGCGAGCGACCTCGGCGGAGATCGTCCTCGTCCACGACGCGGCGAGGCCCTTCCTGCCCGCGAACGTGGTCCACGCCCTGCTGGAGGCCATTCCCGAAACCGGAGTCGCCACAGCCGCCCTGCCCGTCGCCGACACCCTGGTGCGGGGGGAGGCAGGAAGGTGGGGTGGAGTCGTCCCCCGCGAGGGTTTGTGGGCCGTGCAAACCCCGCAGGGCTTTCGCCGCGAGTTACTGCTGCGGGCGCATGAGGCCGCCCGCGAGGAGGGCTTCAGGGCGACGGACGACGCGGGGCTGGTCGTCCGGCTGGGGGTGCCCGTGACGCTGGTGCCCGGCGACCCGCGGCTGTTCAAGGTCACGGCGCCCGGCGACCTCGCCCTGGCCCACGCGGTCGCATCGGTGTGGGATGCTGGGGCCGATGACGCCTGACTCCGGGGCCGCCTCTCCCACTGCCTCCCAGACCTACCTCGCCCCGGCCAAGGTCAACCTCGGCCTGAGCGTGCGCCGTCCCCGCGCCGACGGCTACCACGAGGTGCATTCCCTGATGGTGCCGCTGGCCGTCGGGGACGAGCTGGACATCGCCCCGGCAGGCGCGCTCACCGTCAGCGTGGAGGGGGCGGACCTGCCGACCGACGAGCGCAACCTGGTGTACCGGGCGGCGCGGACGTACCTGGACGCGGCGGGCGTAGAGACCGGCGCGGCGATCACCCTGCGAAAGCGCCTCCCCCTCGCGTCCGGGCTGGGGGGTGGCAGCAGCGACGCGGCAACCACGCTGATGGCCCTGGCGCGGCTCTACCCGGCCCCGGTGAATCTTCCCGCACTCGCGCGGACCCTCGGCGCGGACGTGCCCTTCTTCCTGCTGGGCCAGTCGGCGCTCGCGCAGGGGATCGGGGAGGTGCTCACCCCGCTGCCCGTGCCGCGCGTGCCGCTCGTGCTCGTCAACCCGGGCATCGAGGTCAGCGCCCGTGACGCCTACGCCTGGCTGGACGGGGAGGAGACCTACACGCCCGAACTCGACATGGAGGGCATCCTGGCCGCCCTCGCCGACGGGCGGGAGGTGCCGTACCACAACGCCCTGCAAGACCCGGTTTCGGCCCGACACGCCCCCGTCCGCGACGTTCTGGCCGCGCTGGAAGGCGTCGGCCTGCGCTCGCCCCTGATGAGCGGCAGCGGCGCGACCTGCTTCGCCCTCGCCCGCAATGACGACCACGCCCTCGACGCGGCGCGTGCGATGCAGGCCCGGCACCCGGACTGGTGGGTGGTGGCGACAAGCACGCTGTAGCAAGAGGGCCGAAGCCCGCCTTTCCTGCTGGGTTCCCGGTCCATGAAGGGCAAGCTGGCGCCTGCCACCCCCCTGCAAGCGTCTCAGCCTCCCCCGCAAGGGGGGAGGAGGAAGAGCGCTAAAGCTTTTGCTTTCTAAAACCGTCCCTTGTGGACGGCCCATGCCCGCATGAGGCTCGCACTCGCACGGCCTTCACCCCGCCTTGCTCGCGCAGCGAGACGGTGGGTGAGCAGCCTGGAATGCAGCAAGATCAAACATTGCGCGTCGAGGAGGACGGCTACGGGCGAAATGGGCGAGCCCCTTGCCGAGCGCAGCGCCACTCCCCCAGCCCCCTGTGAGGGTAGGGGGCAGGGGGCAACGCCTTCCAATTCAATCACCCCACTTCAATGCGCCGCCGCTACCGCCTTCACCACCCGGTCCTGCACGTCCCGCAGGCCGAGGATGGGACTGTCCTCCGGCCCATTCATCAGCAGGGCGAAGGCGAGGGTGTGCCCACTCCTGGCCGTCACGTACCCGGCCAGCGCACTCACCCCCGGCAGCGTGCCCGTCTTGGCCCGCACGTCCAGCCCGCTGCCCCGCAGCCGCAGGGCCAGGGTGCCGCCCCGCCCGTCGTGCGCGGGGACGTTTTCGCCCGTTCCAGCCTGCGGGAGCGCCTCGGCGAAGGCGTTGCGCCGGGCGCGGTAGGTGGTGTCTGGCAGTTCGGCGTTGAGTTGGCCCTTCGGGTAGGGCAGGTGGTACATGGCCTCCAGCAACTCCACGAGCGCGCGGGCGGTCAGGCGGTTGTCCCGGCTCAGCCCACTGCCATCCGCCAGGGAAATACCCGTCAGGTCCACGTTCAGGCGGCGCAGTGCGGCCCGCTCCCGGCTCAGGGCACCCTCCAGCGTGCCGTTTCCACCCGGCCCGGCGGCCAGGGTGGCGAGCAGTTCCTCGGCGCGGA contains:
- the ispD gene encoding 2-C-methyl-D-erythritol 4-phosphate cytidylyltransferase; this encodes MTGACLLAGRTAALIPAAGSGTRLGLGPKAFVEVAGRSLLARSVAALAPLVDEVLVALPEGLELPEDIPARAIVGGATRQESVRRLLRATSAEIVLVHDAARPFLPANVVHALLEAIPETGVATAALPVADTLVRGEAGRWGGVVPREGLWAVQTPQGFRRELLLRAHEAAREEGFRATDDAGLVVRLGVPVTLVPGDPRLFKVTAPGDLALAHAVASVWDAGADDA
- a CDS encoding 4-(cytidine 5'-diphospho)-2-C-methyl-D-erythritol kinase translates to MTPDSGAASPTASQTYLAPAKVNLGLSVRRPRADGYHEVHSLMVPLAVGDELDIAPAGALTVSVEGADLPTDERNLVYRAARTYLDAAGVETGAAITLRKRLPLASGLGGGSSDAATTLMALARLYPAPVNLPALARTLGADVPFFLLGQSALAQGIGEVLTPLPVPRVPLVLVNPGIEVSARDAYAWLDGEETYTPELDMEGILAALADGREVPYHNALQDPVSARHAPVRDVLAALEGVGLRSPLMSGSGATCFALARNDDHALDAARAMQARHPDWWVVATSTL